The window GCGGGACGCCGAGGCGGCCGTCCTCCCAGTAGGCCTCGAGCTGCCGGCGCAGCCGCTCCAGGCCCGACTAGGTCACGCCTGCTGCTGGGTGATGTTGACCATCCAGGGGACCCCGAACCGGTCGGTGCACATGCCGAACTCGTCGCCCCACATCTGCTTCTCCAGGGGCATGGTCACGGTGCCGCCGTCCGAGAGCTTCTCCCAGTAGCCGCGCAGCTCGCCGGCGTCGTCTCCGCTCAGGCTGATCGACATGCTGTCGCCGGGGTTGCGCTGCATCCCGGGCGCGGTGTCGGAGGCCATGAGGGTGAACCCGCTGTCGGTCTCCAGCTGGGCGTGCATGATCTTGTCGGCGCCCGGCGACCCCGCGTCCCCGAACTCGCCGAAGGTGTTCAGGTTCAGCTCGCCGCCGAACACACCCTTGTAGTACTCCATGGCCTGGCGCGCGTCGCCGTCGAA is drawn from Actinomycetota bacterium and contains these coding sequences:
- a CDS encoding VOC family protein, whose product is MASRLNPYLTFDGDARQAMEYYKGVFGGELNLNTFGEFGDAGSPGADKIMHAQLETDSGFTLMASDTAPGMQRNPGDSMSISLSGDDAGELRGYWEKLSDGGTVTMPLEKQMWGDEFGMCTDRFGVPWMVNITQQQA